A genomic window from Silene latifolia isolate original U9 population chromosome Y, ASM4854445v1, whole genome shotgun sequence includes:
- the LOC141628081 gene encoding uncharacterized protein LOC141628081, protein MYFDGAARKDDAGAGVVFVTPQNHLMSYAYMLTQLYTNNMAEYQALILDLQMAIEDVRDLDIYGDSKLVINQVLDEYGVKKEDLIPYHQRAMQLLNQLDSIKIGHVLRSANKLADTLVNLAATFVLRAEESMQVLVCNRWGVSLLEREEILDTTNMIYVYTANEDDWRQPIIDFLDHKNYPTIPGTG, encoded by the coding sequence ATGTATTTTGATGGTGCTGCAAGAAAAGATGACGCTGGAGCTGGAGTTGTAttcgtaactccacaaaatcatctcATGTCATATGCTTATATGCTTACTCAGTTGTACACAAATAATATGGCAGAATACCAAGCTCTCATACTTGACCTTCAAATGGCAATCGAAGACGTCAGAGATTTGGATATCTATGGTGACTCGAAGCTTGTGATTAACCAAGTCCTCGATGAATACGGAGTGAAAAAGGAAGATTTGATTCCCTATCATCAACGAGCAATGCAACTGCTCAATCAACTTGACTCCATCAAAATTGGTCATGTACTGaggagtgccaataagttggctGACACGCTTGTTAACCTTGCCGCCACTTTTGTACTGCGGGCAGAAGAATCTATGCAAGTCCTAGTCTGCAATCGTTGGGGAGTATCATTGCTCGAAAGAGAAGAAATTCTAGATACGACCAACATGATCTACGTCTATACAGCCAACGAAGATGACTGGCGTCAACCTATTATTGATTTCTTGGACCACAAAAATTACCCGACGATCCCAGGAACAGGGTAG